A stretch of the Medicago truncatula cultivar Jemalong A17 chromosome 5, MtrunA17r5.0-ANR, whole genome shotgun sequence genome encodes the following:
- the LOC11416986 gene encoding F-box protein CPR1, with the protein MFRTNFIYIPHSYYDDTTLILQEIVETPLKCYIHSLSGERFENRLKFHMPNPFQVENPLLYILESGSANGTLCLCEPPDELVLWNPSTDELNVVTSSSMVSMPPYRDPYPALHGFGYDHVRDDYKIIRCIHFFPLEDEDLFRLNLLKEDVQRDEISYAPVWEIYSLRCNTWEELHVDIPPLCFSGLLYTDGICHWLSRNNAQYYMVSFDLSNHVFFTTFTPLEIPTDIDPNLDFGDVMKQLVMLNGSIALISWYEYTATFHISVLGELGVSESWTKLFIIGPLSDLLTYPIGAGSNGDIFFKAGDGKLVFDLRTQMIEELDGVEKAYSEIIIYKKNGGIDH; encoded by the coding sequence ATGTTCCGCACGAATTTCATATATATTCCTCACTCTTACTATGATGATACAACACTCATCCTACAAGAGATTGTAGAGACACCTCTTAAATGTTATATCCATTCACTTTCTGGTGAGAGGTTTGAGAATAGACTCAAATTCCATATGCCAAATCCATTTCAAGTGGAGAACCCTCTCCTTTATATTTTAGAGTCTGGATCTGCTAACGGAACTCTTTGTCTCTGTGAACCACCGGATGAACTTGTATTGTGGAATCCAAGTACCGATGAATTGAATGTTGTTACTTCCAGTTCTATGGTCTCTATGCCACCTTATCGGGATCCTTACCCTGCTCTTCATGGATTTGGTTATGACCATGTTAGAGATGACTATAAGATTATTAGGTGTATACATTTTTTTCCACTAGAAGACGAAGATCTTTTTCGTCTCAACTTGTTGAAGGAAGATGTGCAACGAGATGAAATATCTTATGCACCTGTATGGGAGATTTATAGTCTACGATGTAACACTTGGGAAGAACTTCATGTCGATATACCTCCACTTTGTTTTTCAGGTTTATTGTACACAGATGGAATATGTCATTGGTTGTCTAGAAATAATGCTCAATATTACATGGTGTCATTTGACTTGAGCAATCATGTGTTTTTTACAACATTCACGCCCTTAGAAATACCGACAGACATAGATCCCAATCTTGATTTTGGGGATGTGATGAAACAATTGGTGATGTTAAATGGTTCCATTGCTTTGATCTCTTGGTATGAATACACGGCCACCTTTCACATATCAGTTTTAGGTGAACTTGGTGTGAGTGAATCATGGACTAAACTCTTTATTATTGGACCTTTGTCCGACCTTTTAACGTATCCTATTGGAGCAGGGAGTAATGGTGATATATTCTTCAAAGCAGGAGATGGAAAACTAGTCTTTGATTTAAGAACACAGATGATTGAGGAACTTGACGGTGTGGAAAAAGCATATTCCGAAATAATAATCTATAAGAAAAATGGAGGAATAGATCATTAG